GTAGAATAAGGTAGTTGGGGTAGGCGAAACCAAAGGGAGATATTCCCATGGGAGATGTTCTCGCTAGCCTAGGTGACGGGTTGGTGAGCATTCTGCTCCTATGCCATCAGTTAGTTATGGAaagtaaaaattaaaagggtgtgtttggttcaagtcatcatgtataaccttggttatgtgattaccagataatcacataaccaaggttatggggaatacaacataaccaaatattgtttggttcaacctaggtaatacaataaaaacttgtttgtttgaaggttttaatgaatactctactttaatattttaccgtattaccctcacttacaaaaccaactatacataatattattattattattatttatttatttatttttaatgttttttacttttctttttcatgtatatttttttactttttatgtgtttttttatttttttaatatttttatatttttatattatttatatttatatttttttacattttttaaattttaatttaatttaatttattttatttttatttttattatttttaaaattttaaaatttttataaattttttaacatttttaaaatttttatttttttattttttatttattttttaaaattatttattttttttaaaaaataaattttaaaattttaaattttttaaaacatttttttaattttttttacattttttaatatttttttacaattttttctctttttttcatgttttttcttatcggaggatatttttggtaaaaaaaattcgttaaccccggaatcaagaaaaaccttagttttctgaggttttccgattccggactgcatgacccttttgctgacgtgtcgggaatgaaatattacttgggaatcatcgaatacctaaaccaaacaaggtttttgttgataatcttagatggataactaaggttatcaagaataaccctaaACCAAATGCACCCAAAGAGTTTTACTCGAGAAGGAACCCTGACCGCTATATTGCTTCAGGGATGTTCCCAAACCTTATTCAAGTCCCTGCATTTATGAGTTCGTGTACTTTTGAGTCTGTGTACTTTTGAGTCCATGAAATTTTTCCGGGGATGTATCCAACAGGATTCCCAATTTTCATCTTTCAGAGTCTACGAGGACTTAGTTTGTAACCAAGACGATATTGCATCTTCAGGTCTACTAGTTGTGGTCTGGCATGGACTCGCACTGGCAGGTTTGCAGGGACTGCGAGGGTGTGCGCTGCAAGGCACATCGATATCCATGAAATCAGAATGGTTGGAAAAGAATTTATAACATCTACTGATATGAAAACCCTAGACTATTAATAGTAAGACAACATCaatacataaaaataaaattaaaaaaataggaCATTATTTTCATTTATGACTCTCTAAGATCACCTATCAAGCTGGATATGATATAACAAAGGATGATCGCAAGAAAATGAGAGTCAAATATATGAGATGAGAGAAGTTATAGCAAGTTGTCTATACTTACAATCTAGAGGCGAACAAAGGACCAACACAAGAAATGATATTAGCTCAAACAATGTGTCAGCTCAAACTCCAGAATATAATTGCCGATTAATTGACCGACAACTCCAGTGTTTCATACAAAAAGTATATGATACTTTATGCTCTATTAGAACATTTTTATCAATTTctctataaaatttttaaaatttgagatAAATTATCCAcccattttattaaatttaaaacatctacATCAATTTATCTATAATATATGAAGTTTAGGGTAAATtatctattttattaaatttagataattattttttactacaCAGTACATCAGCTattctaaaatttttattatttttattattttcttctctcttttacttttttaattatttttttctttttccctatgtaatatctacttttcattacctaatttattctctttatttttttctctcccaaATTAAATGGTattttaatgtttagggaatagattttattccctaaatttaaataagtaaatataaatttaagaaaTGGATAAGATAGCtgatataagatttttttttttataaaatataaaatttaaagtaaattatGTGTTTATAGAAGTTGATGTAGATGGTCTTAATATGCCCAACTCATACATTCGTGGAAACCTTAATCAATCCCACGAGAATAACTAAGTTGGTGAAGTGGAAATCGAATCCTCAAGGAATAATATCTTGTGGAATAAAATTCATTCCACCTAAAGAGACATCGCTTGATTTACCTTCCTTCCAAATAACATAGGACGGACGTGGCAGGATGCTTAGGATGAGCCCATCATCTTTTGCCACAAGTGAAAGCCTTAATCACAACAAGCAATAAATCTGATGTGTCAAAGATCTATTAACAACTCACGATAACACTGAATCTGATGTAACAAAGGCCTAGGAACTATGTACGCAGCGGATGTAATAGATTGCTAGAGGAGAGTAGAAATGAATAACGTATTTAAAATTGTCTATCTTTCTCGTTAATTACTAATTCGGATCTGTACTCCATGTGTGCTTTCAATCACCATGGTGTCTTTCCAATTGCTTGGATTACCCAAATCGTTCACATCTCAAATCTGttcacagatataaagtataatgTACGTGTTGCTCGGATCTACACCGATTGTCCCAAGTTCCAATCGCCTGGAACTCCGACTTAGTTCCAATCGCCTCATCCTGAACACACATACTCCCTTTCCATATTATCCTTCTCGCCTGCTTGCTTCTGCTACTCAAGTCTGGTTGTCTATAATACTCTTGGTCCTGTTCGACCTGAGGATGTCCCATACTGTCCTTcacatcaaaatataacaagaTCAACTTAAACTCATTTAACAACCCATCAAAAGCTAACTCACACCACTTGGAATTTCAACCATCTATGCATTCTCTCAACTATTCAAGGTACTAAATATGATCCAGCTCCATTAATGCAACCATACGGACTTGAAAAGCAGCACTCCAGTGATTTCAAACAGCTGTTGCTTGTGAATTCCCCTATAATCTGATGCAATCTGTGAATAGCACCCACGAAATCTGAGTTTCTTTATGTAGATAAAAATTCTCCATCCCAAAGGAGCCTAGCTATTCAACTAGCCAAATTGAATGATCatgattatttgaaaatattcaCCCCTGTATGTATTGGAATGCAAACTACCATGAGACAAATAGGAGCAAAGTTACTACAATCACATAATCCTTGGAGTCAGAGACAAACACATCGAATAAGATTGTAGAGTTGAAAAACACATCAAATTCCTGACAAAATTAACCATGAAAGCAAGCTTAGCGGTAACGACGAAGAGACAAAGTTTGGTTCCTCTTCCAGGTTGCCCTGCGTGATGGCCTGGCCTTGTGATGACGATGACCTTTGCCACGGAGACCACGGTACTTCTTACCAGCTGAAGTGAGACCACGAAGCTCACGGTGCTTGTGAACACCCTTGCAGATCCAGTTGATCCTTGGGTCATTGCGGATTACAGTGTGGGCAGCATCAACAAGTACAACCTCAAAATATTTGTAGGTTGAATCCTGTGTAACATAAGAACAGAAATTAGTTCATTGCCAAATTGTGAATACCAGGAAAACTTTGATGTGTAAAGTTCAGTAGACAGGGTAATTAATCTCACCTCGTTCACCCAGTAAGAGTTCAGTACCCTGAGGCCTCCCAACTTTCGGCCAGCTCTCTCCTCTGCGACTGACCGCTTGTTTCGTTGGAACTTAAGCTGAGTGATACCCTGATTCTTGGGTTTTCCATACACAATACCCTTTGGAACAGGCCTCTTCCTCCCACCCCGTCTAACACGAACCCGATAAATGACATAACCCTGGGggcagaaaataaatattataacggAACAAAAAGACAAAAATGAAACATGATGTGCTTAGCATAGAGCTTAATAAAGAGATATCATGCAGTCAATTGACCCTACTAATAGTTAGCACAAACAAGGCTTATGATGATGATACTAAATGATGATATAAAACAAGGTAATATGGGATAACTGAAAACACCTGGCCAGTATGTACATGAAATTGCAAATGCTAAGCTAAAATAGCACCTTTATTTGTTAATGCTGTGCATGATTATGGCTGATTTTCTATTCAGTAGGGACAATTGACCCAACTGGATTTATCCCAATCAATTTAATCTAAAAAATAAACTCAATTATGCAACAATTGTCATTTAAAAATTGTCTATTCTGCCAATTGCATGAATGTTTCACCACTTATTCTATTGCTAATTATAATTTGAGTGCTGGAACTTctataaaacatttttaaaaaacattagtTAAATTTCTATTAACTTGTGGCATACGGTTAGTCTTGTAAAATCCCATTAATGCTTAATCTCTGTATAAAATCATCTTGAGCTCCTATCAAATTTTTTAGCACTTCCAAACTAAAAACAGTTCATATCTCTCTCCTTTGATCAcaaaatcatattaaaaaaattccaTTTTATCAAACGGATAATGTAGATACAGTAAAATTCAGTGTCAAACAATTTGAAATTGATCATGATCTGCTTCCATTTGCTCATGAGATTTCTTCAACTAATGCTCAATACTCCACTTCAAGCAGATCAAACTTCTAGCTAATTTAGGGGCGGGGGTGTTCATTGAAGACCTTCATGTATATAAATCTAAACGAACATGATTGACATAGTTTAAGGAACCAATTAATTAAATTACTGCTCTAGTTTCTTCACTTGTTCCTCTACAACAATTGGCTTGCGTATATTTGTTTATACGTACAGCTTTAATAATTGTAGCAATGAGTACGATCCAACTAAAGCGTTTCTTAAAATTAGAACCTTTAAACCATCAACCGCCACAATAAATATAACAATCTGAAGGAAGACTTTTGAAACAAAGTACATAGCAATAAACTCCACTGACAAACTAGAATAGAATACATCCAACAATCAAAGTTCTAGCACAGGAAAATCGGAAAGAAGAACAAAAGGATTAAGTCGTAGTTAAGGAAACCAAAAAAATAGGAATTTTGGACATTGACCATACCTGCTTTGCCTTGTAACCGAGACGTCGAGCCTTATCAGGGCGCGTGGGCCTGGTGACGCGCACGATGGACGGAAGCTGACGATACTCCCAGCACCGCACCCTCTGCAGGAACCGCATCACATCGGACTGCTTCTTCCTCCATAGCTCTGACACGTACTTGTACGCCCCTGAAACAGAGATCCAAGATAGAAGCCACAAAACTCAAATGACAGGCTCCAAAACGATGGAAAGGCACTGAAAATAGATGGATCTGTGCATCAAACAGAGAAGCAGGAACGACCCGGAGAAGCAACTCACCCATGGCTTCGGCTAGGGTTTTGCAGTGGGAGCGCGGCGAGGATGAGAGCGAGCGCTCTAAAAGCGAATGACGACTACTTTTACCCGTTGGATTCAGTGAGCCGAATCACGGGCGTTCATTTTCCCCTTTGCCGCTAAGGAGCTTTACATCTCGTGCTCGAAGTACGATGGACGGCAGCAATCGTTTCTATTAATCTGGGCCGTAAAGGCCCAGGCCCGGAGTCTTTGGGGCCATGAATGGAGTTGGCGGTCCACTTAGCGCTTATTAGTGTGTCCCCTCTCCGGTGATCAATGGGTGCAACGAGAgcttccgccgccgccgccgccgccgccactgcACATGGAAGACGACAGCCCAAAACTTCATTTTATTCATCTTCCATCTTAACAACAAGATAAACCTCAAGACCTCTTGTGTCTTTTTGCTCCACACAAGGCTCATGTATAAGGCGCCTTTACTACGGCCGTTGTCTTTGCTACGGGCGGCGGAGCGGAAGCTCTTCCCAAATCCTCTCATCTTCCTCTACCCCTCTCGTTGTCCGTCTCCATGTGAGACTCCCACCTCGCCTTTTCCCCACTCTATTTACCTCGTCAGAAGCTTCTCGTCATTCACTGCGAAGGAGCGCGTTCCCCTCCCTCCGTATGGTCTTCCCTTTCCTCTGCACTCCGTTCTCTTCTCCTCTACTCCTCAAACTCCTCGTGAACAAGATGTAGAGCGACCAGGTAACTAaagtttccatttttttttccttggtcCCATATCTTCATTTCTTGTTCGTGCGACCTAAATGTGTTCATTCGACTACCATAATTTTGTCGTTTGCAGATGAATCTGAGGATGAAGAATGGGTGATTGAGTGGGAAGAAGAGGACAGCGCAGACCCTCAGGTACGTGTCTATTTATGAAAAGAAAAGATAGCATTTTCATTCGACTTTCGTGATTGGGAGATGCCTTTTGTTGGTCTCTGACAGATTGGTGATGGAGGGGATGGTGGTGGAATTGTGTTGGGAGATGCCAAGTGGGGTGAACGAGCTCTCTCCGTAGCTCGTGAGGTGCTCAATCTCCACTTCAGCGAGGACTTGGTGCTGTTCGCTTTCAAGGTGTCTCCAAGAGGATATGTTTACGTGCGGCTTGATAAGCTTACCAACAAGTAAAATCATTCCTGCTTTACTGTTGACTGAGTTTCTCTTACCAGATTGCTGTCTTAGAATGTAGTTATAGTAGATGGTTATTGTTATTTCAATACTTCCAGCTAGTTGATCAATCAACTATGCTAATTACAAGAGAGCTTTTTGTTGAGTCATGTCTAGTAATGAGCATCTAATTTGATGACCTAGCATAGCTCTACTATTTCGTTACCAAGTATGAGTGAGCAAACACACAAGGAATGAGAATGTTAGCATGCCTTAATTTGTAATGTGGAAACAAAAGGCACTTAGGAAGCTGTCTGTACTTGATTTTAATTAACAAAGCTTCTTTTACTCCTAATGTACCTTCAAGATTCTTGAAGGCCCATTTTCACTGACCAACTTTCTTGTTTCTTGGAAATTCACCAAATTCCTAGTTCCATTTTCTGCAATAACTGCCACTCCTCTGCAACAATTAGCCAATTTTATGAGTCGTTCGAAGAAACTGCTTTGGCATAAGGATTTAGAGGCAACTTTAGTTGTTTATGCTCTCTTTAGACACTCATACATGCTCAAGCAATATAGTCTTGTAGCCGTATAGCATGTGTATATAAAATTTGTAAAAAGTGGGAACATAATGGTGTCAAATTATCACGAGACCTAATGCTTGTACCTAGGAATAACTGGTGGGAATATAAGTATGTTTGTGCAACTTTTTGCTGTGCATAAGGACTTCCATTTCAGCTTCAATCTGTGATTGTCAAATCCCTGAACACATCATTTTCAAAGGTGCAATTAGATTTCCCTTCCTCTCTACTTCTATCTTATGTTAAAAAAAGCTTATATCTTCTCCAACCTCTTTAGAACTTGCATCTTCACTTTCATATCTGATACTTCAACAAGACCATAATTCTAATGCCAATTTATTAGAGCATGGtgtaactctgataccaatatgTTAGGATTTGGTATAACTCTGATATCAGTTTGTTACAAAGTATGATAGATCATTGACACAGAGAACCAATTAAACGTAGTTGAAACACACTACTAGATTTTGTGGAAATTTTTAGAAGGGGAGAAAATCATAGGCAAGGAAAGGAGTGAATCACATTAATGACAGGAGCTACAAAGAGGGTATGACGATCAAATTTTTAGATGGTGGTGAGTCCTTCTATAATGATGACCAGGGTTTAAATATCCATGGTTGGAACTAGTGAAACTAATTTGGTGGAACAGTAAAGTTCTGGTGTTGGTTGACCTAATGCATGGGTACCAGATATCATAAGAAggaaaataagaagaagaagaagaagagaaagaagaagagtttctTGACAACTGgaatcacttttttttttcaccTTCTACTGCAACACATGCTTGCTTGTCGTGGTTAAGGATTCCTCAAATTTGTCATCATCTGCTAAAGTCTCTCTTACCCCCTCTGATACCCTATATCAAATTTCTTTCCCATGAGTTGTTGTGTTGAGTTTTTGATTGGTTTTGATTCAGTATATCCATGGAAGGATTGTCTTGCTAGCATCAGgtgaaacaaacaaaatctaaaatAATGATGATGTCACACCACACCATAGTCTCTCCCGAAAGAAATGTTGCTCTTGATATTTATCACGTTAATAACCATTTATAGTGTAGGGGTATTTATTGACAATATGCATGTGCCGATTGACTCTTGTTATGTTTGTCACCTTAAATTCAAACTCATTAGAGATGTTGATGCCCTAAGTCAAACACCCTTCAGTAGGTGGCAAAGCTAGTTATCATACCTGCGTCAATGAGTGCACACTTTATTTTTGGCACAAGAAATGAGTGCACACTTGATGTTGGACAAAATTTTTTCCATCTCTCTACTTGTCATGCTTTCATGATCATGAAACAAGTTGTAGAAGTGTTTGGTGAGGAAGGATAAATTTGATGGCACTTCtagtattgttgtagatagttttaATTACACTTCTTTCTAGGATTCAAAGCATTTCTCCTTGGAGTTTGAATTAAACATGAATTTTGAATAACCATTTATAGATGCCATCTGGTTTCGCTGGAGAATTCTAAACATGATTTGAAGCTATGAATATGAAGAAATAGAACATGAGAATTGCATTTAAAACAAATCGTTAAGCCATGATTTTCATCATCAAGTAGTGTGTGCCCCACTATTTTGGTAGctattagtattttcatctaaataTATTTTAGATTGCTAAATTAAACACTAGGTTCAACCGATTGACACATCTGTCTATACTAACCCACTCAAATGGAAATAGAATGGAATTGACACATTGATTCTTTTTTCTCTGTTTTTTTGGCCATTTGCATCCAAAGACTAAGGGATGTGATTTTTTTTCCTAATCAACTGACTTTGTTgggatatattattttattttttggacAAGAGATAAAGGAAGAGATCTCGAGTACTATTGTTGGCCCCTTAGTATATTTCAGTATAGAAGATCAGACTAGGGATCTTTATTTGCTTATTAACTCTTTCATATGGAAGAGTAATATCAAGAATAGCTATATTTGATACTATGTAATTTGTGATGCGTAACATGCATACAAAATACACGGGAATAGCCGATGACATTTTGCATCCTGGTTGAGGTAGAAATTACCAGACTTCATTCCCTCACGCTTGGTGTCAATGTGTTAATATGTAAAGCAGTCAGAATTTGTCCTACCAGCTAATGAGTTTTCCATTTCAGATACGGGTGCCCTAACATAGAGGAAATTAAGAAGTTCAACAGTCTTTATAAGACACGATTGGACGAGATTATAGAGTCAGGAGAAATTCCTCTAGATTTAGCCATAGAGGTGAGAAGCTAAACTGTCTCTTACCTATGGGTAGAACATGCATGCAGAAACTTACTAGTTCATTTGTTGCAGGTATCGTCGCCGGGAGCTGAACGGTTATTGAAGGTTCCTGAGGATTTGGATCGTTTTAGAGACATGCCACTGAGAGCGAAATACCTTGAACAAGCT
This window of the Zingiber officinale cultivar Zhangliang chromosome 3B, Zo_v1.1, whole genome shotgun sequence genome carries:
- the LOC121967246 gene encoding 60S ribosomal protein L15-2-like gives rise to the protein MGAYKYVSELWRKKQSDVMRFLQRVRCWEYRQLPSIVRVTRPTRPDKARRLGYKAKQGYVIYRVRVRRGGRKRPVPKGIVYGKPKNQGITQLKFQRNKRSVAEERAGRKLGGLRVLNSYWVNEDSTYKYFEVVLVDAAHTVIRNDPRINWICKGVHKHRELRGLTSAGKKYRGLRGKGHRHHKARPSRRATWKRNQTLSLRRYR
- the LOC121967245 gene encoding uncharacterized protein LOC121967245; translated protein: MYKAPLLRPLSLLRAAERKLFPNPLIFLYPSRCPSPCETPTSPFPHSIYLVRSFSSFTAKERVPLPPYGLPFPLHSVLFSSTPQTPREQDVERPDESEDEEWVIEWEEEDSADPQIGDGGDGGGIVLGDAKWGERALSVAREVLNLHFSEDLVLFAFKVSPRGYVYVRLDKLTNKYGCPNIEEIKKFNSLYKTRLDEIIESGEIPLDLAIEVSSPGAERLLKVPEDLDRFRDMPLRAKYLEQAIEPKRHQEKDGVFLIDSFDIESGSCVWKLADVRENRGEAGKGRGLSRRQKDWRLELPFGAIKMLTLYLS